From one Malus sylvestris chromosome 1, drMalSylv7.2, whole genome shotgun sequence genomic stretch:
- the LOC126620657 gene encoding protein RNA-directed DNA methylation 3-like isoform X2 — translation MASKGKGIATGGGFSGGKRKHDDKSGGGRKRGNPGVLRFFEDVADEADDGDESDFDDDFMEEEFETEPVAPNDPGKAHNLPFVPKEEDLDGEEFEKMMEERYRSGSSYVTYAEDNYENKRSVDGNVLPNVKDPIIWKVKCMVGRERHSAFCMMQKFVDFRSLGTKLQIVSAFAVEHIKGFVFIEADKQSDINEACKGICSIYPSRVMPVPNNEVSHLLSPRTKSNGITAGMWARVKNGNYKGDLAQVVFVNDLRKRATVKLIPRIDLQAMAAKFGGGGTRKKRSAPAPRLISSNELEEFRPLIQYRTDRESGMKFEFLDGLMFKDGYVYKKVSIDSLSFWGVMPSEEELLKFTPSENTKNEDEDWLTELYGTTEKKRRTIKIEEGGGKGEGSSGSMGKGEGSSGSMGKGEGTSGSMGKGEGSSGSMGKGEGSSQTMGKGEGSSGSKGKGEGSSGSMGKGEDSSASMGKGKGSSVSSGNGFELYDLVCFGRKDFGLVIGMEKDDSYKILKEGVEGPIVLMVQKRELKNVLSDMKFTALDQHMKAICVSDTVKVLQGPLEGRQGIVKQIYRGTIFLYDENETENGGYFCSKSQMCEKVKLYIDSCKEKDGDSGALGFGDFVSSPKSPLSPKKPWQERDSNFSQGDKDGMFSIGQTVRIRVGPLKGYLCRILAIRRADITVKLDSQQKVLTVTKEHISEVRGKSSNVLIGEDPESSLKPFDLLGSEGGSNDWTNGAGASAGGDGWDAGGASAGGGGWNAGGASGESNSWASANLVKKDDDTSWGSKAAPSTASSWGAAAAPTADNNDQGAGWGKSDAWGKSSAKTEGDSSAPDNSDQGASWGKSNTWGKSSAKAGGDSSAPDNNDQGAGWGKSDAWGKSSAKTGGGSGAPADNNDQGAGWGKSDSWGKSSAKTGGDSSAPDNNDQGAGWGKSDSWGQKAEPAGTGQLDSWGKGKNVVDAGAWGKKSDAPSGDISSPGWAQQKSWDKGNAVGSDGPAWGKPQNKATGNWSSKDEPTVGDAGWKSSTPAENVQTGSWGKAGGSSTESKQDGSSSWGKPAGDSSWGKQTGGSSWGKQADVTAAGVGNNGGKWGKGSAANEQQSGGGGDQSSGWGQTKAWQGGSSGGGGDQVSKWGQKGNWNSGSSETGGSQESGWGKKSDGNIGSASSGGNQDSTWGKIINSNSGSDDTGGNLDSSWGKKSTWNSQSSETGGNQESSWGKKSDWKSGSDDTGGNQDSTWGKKSSWNSGTGDADQKSSWGSKSSWNSTDGGNGDQPEDSSGGNWRGGRGFGGRGGDRDGDRGGFGDGGRRGGFGGRGGGGSNGACFKCGESGHMSRECPQGGGGGKGGACFKCGESGHMSRECPQGGGGGKGGACFKCGESGHMSRECPQGGGGGGGGACYKCGESGHMARDCSQGGGSYGGGSRSGGGGGGGACFKCGDSGHMARECPQGGGGGSSGACYKCGESGHMARDCSQGGGGYGGGGRGSGGRGSGGGGGCYKCGQSGHFARECPNSG, via the exons ATGGCGTCTAAGGGTAAGGGGATCGCCACCGGAGGTGGATTCTCCGGCGGGAAGCGTAAGCACGATGACAAGTCCGGTGGTGGCCGGAAGAGGGGCAACCCCGGCGTTCTTAGATTCTTCGAAGACGTCGCTGACGAAGCCGACGACGGCGACGAGAGTGACTTCGATGACG ATTTTATGGAAGAAGAATTTGAAACAGAACCTGTAGCCCCGAATGACCCAGGGAAAGCACATAACCTTCCATTCGTTCCTAAAGAGGAGGATCTGGATGGTGAAGAGTTTGAAAAAATGATGGAAGAACGATACAGGAGTGGCTCGAGCTATGTAACCTATGCTGAAGATAATTATGAGAACAAAAGGTCTGTTGATGGAAATGTTCTGCCTAATGTTAAGGATCCAATCATCTGGAAAGTGAAATGCATG GTTGGCCGCGAGAGGCATTCAGCTTTCTGTATGATGCAGAAGTTTGTTGACTTCCGATCGCTAGGTACCAAACTACAGATTGTTTCTGCATTTGCTGTTGAGCACATCAAGGGTTTTGTTTTCATCGAAGCTGACAAGCAATCTGATATTAATGAG GCATGTAAAGGAATTTGTAGTATATACCCATCCCGAGTAATGCCAGTTCCAAATAACGAAGTTTCTCATTTGCTGTCTCCTCGGACTAAATCCAATGGAATTACTGCGGGCATGTGGGCTCGTGTGAAGAATGGGAACTACAAGGGTGATTTGGCACAG GTTGTATTTGTGAATGATTTACGAAAAAGAGCGACCGTAAAGCTGATCCCCAGAATTGATCTTCAAGCAATGGCTGCAAAATTT GGTGGAGGAGGTACTAGAAAGAAAAGGTCTGCACCTGCCCCAAGATTGATCAGCTCAAACGAACTCGA GGAGTTCCGCCCTCTCATCCAGTACAGGACTGATCGTGAAAGTGGCATGAAGTTTGAATTTCTTGATGGTCTGATGTTCAAGGATGGATATGTATACAAAAAAGTATCAATAGATTCATTAAGCTTCTGGGGTGTTATGCCATCAGAAGAAGAGCTACTGAAATTCACTCCTTCTGAGAACACCAAAAATGAGGATGAGGACTGGCTTACAGAGCTTTATGGTAcaacagaaaagaaaaggcgGACCATCAAAATTGAAGAAGGCGGTGGTAAAGGAGAGGGTTCATCAGGTTCTATGGGGAAAGGAGAGGGTTCATCAGGGTCTATGGGGAAAGGAGAGGGCACATCAGGGTCTATGGGGAAAGGAGAGGGTTCATCAGGATCTATGGGGAAAGGAGAGGGTTCATCACAGACTATGGGGAAAGGAGAGGGTTCATCTGGGTCTAAGGGGAAAGGAGAGGGTTCATCAGGTTCTATGGGAAAGGGTGAGGACTCATCAGCGTCTATGGGGAAAGGAAAGGGTTCTTCAGTGTCCAGTGGGAATGGCTTTGAACTGTATGATCTTGTTTGTTTTGG CCGGAAAGATTTTGGTCTTGTAATAGGCATGGAGAAAGATGATAGCTACAAG ATTCTGAAAGAGGGGGTGGAAGGACCTATTGTGCTGATGGTTCAGAAGCGTGAGTTAAAAAATGTTCTTTCTGATATGAAATTTACGGCATTAGATCAGCACATGAAGGCCATATGCGTTAGTGATACTGTCAAAGTGTTGCAAGGACCTTTGGAG GGTAGGCAGGGTATTGTTAAGCAAATCTATAGAGGCACCATATTCTTGTATGATGAGAACGAGACAGAAAATGGTGGTTATTTTTGCTCAAAATCACAAATGTGTGAGAAAGTTAAGCTTTACATTGATTCTTGCAAAGAGAAG GATGGGGATTCAGGTGCTCTGGGTTTTGGAGATTTCGTGTCGTCTCCTAAATCCCCGCTATCGCCAAAAAAGCCATGGCAAGAAAGGGATAGTAACT TCAGTCAGGGTGATAAAGATGGAATGTTCTCAATTGGTCAAACTGTAAGAATCCGTGTGGGTCCATTGAAGGGATACCTCTGTCGCATCTTGGCTATACGCCGTGCTGATATTACTGTTAAGCTTGATTCTCAGCAAAAGGTTCTTACAG TTACAAAAGAGCATATTTCTGAAGTTCGTGGAAAGAGCTCTAATGTGCTGATTGG TGAGGACCCGGAGTCCAGTTTAAAACCATTTGATTTGCTCGGAAGTGAAGGAGGCTCAAATG ACTGGACAAATGGAGCTGGGGCATCTGCGGGGGGTGATGGGTGGGATGCTGGAGGGGCATCAGCCGGGGGTGGTGGGTGGAATGCTGGAGGGGCATCTGGTGAAAG TAATTCTTGGGCTAGTGCAAATCTTGTTAAAAAAG ATGATGATACTTCTTGGGGGAGCAAAGCGGCTCCAAGTACAGCTTCATCCTGGGGTGCAGCAGCAGCACCAACAGCAGATAACAATGATCAAGGTGCCGGCTGGGGAAAAAGTGACGCTTGGGGAAAATCAAGTGCTAAAACTGAGGGTGATAGTAGTGCACCAGATAACAGTGATCAAGGTGCTAGCTGGGGAAAAAGCAACACTTGGGGAAAATCAAGTGCTAAAGCTGGAGGTGACAGTAGTGCACCAGATAACAATGATCAAGGTGCTGGCTGGGGAAAAAGCGATGCTTGGGGAAAATCAAGTGCTAAAACTGGGGGTGGCAGCGGTGCACCAGCAGATAACAATGATCAAGGCGCTGGTTGGGGAAAAAGCGACTCTTGGGGGAAATCAAGTGCTAAAACTGGGGGTGACAGCAGTGCCCCAGATAACAATGACCAAGGTGCTGGCTGGGGAAAAAGTGATTCTTGGGGGCAGAAGGCTGAACCTGCTGGGACGGGTCAACTGGATTCATGGGGCAAAGGTAAAAATGTTGTTGATGCGGGAGCATGGGGAAAGAAGTCTGATGCACCATCTGGTGATATTTCAAGCCCTGGGTGGGCTCAACAGAAATCTTGGGACAAAGGAAATGCAGTCGGTAGTGATGGGCCTGCTTGGGGTAAGCCTCAGAATAAAGCCACAGGGAACTGGAGCAGTAAAGATGAACCAACTGTTGGTGATGCAGGGTGGAAAAGCTCAACACCTGCTGAAAATGTTCAGACTGGAAGCTGGGGTAAGGCAGGTGGCAGTTCAACCGAGAGTAAACAAGATGGCAGTTCTTCTTGGGGTAAGCCAGCTGGCGATTCTTCATGGGGTAAACAAACTGGAGGGTCTTCATGGGGTAAACAAGCTGATGTAACCGCTGCCGGAGTGGGGAACAATGGAGGCAAGTGGGGCAAAGGATCTGCCGCCAATGAACAACAAAGTGGGGGAGGGGGAGATCAATCATCAGGCTGGGGTCAAACTAAAGCTTGGCAAGGTGGGTCAAGTGGCGGAGGGGGAGATCAGGTTTCTAAATGGGGCCAGAAAGGCAATTGGAACTCAGGATCTAGTGAGACTGGTGGCAGTCAAGAGTCTGGTTGGGGTAAGAAAAGCGATGGGAACATCGGATCTGCTTCCTCAGGTGGGAACCAGGATTCTACTTGGGGCAAGATAATCAACTCGAACTCTGGATCCGACGACACTGGTGGAAATCTTGATTCTAGTTGGGGGAAGAAGAGTACTTGGAATTCTCAATCTAGTGAGACTGGTGGCAATCAAGAGTCCAGTTGGGGGAAGAAAAGTGATTGGAAATCAGGATCTGATGACACCGGTGGGAACCAGGATTCAACTTGGGGCAAAAAAAGTAGTTGGAACTCAGGAACTGGTGATGCAGATCAGAAATCGAGTTGGGGCAGTAAAAGCAGTTGGAATTCAACAGATGGTGGGAATGGAGACCAGCCTGAGGATTCAAGTGGTGGGAATTGGAGAGGTGGACGTGGTTTTGGAGGTAGAGGCGGTGATAGAGATGGTGACAGAGGGGGTTTTGGAGATGGTGGGCGTAGAGGGGGTTTTGGGGGTAGAGGTGGAGGCGGGAGCAATGGTGCTTGCTTCAAATGTGGTGAATCTGGGCACATGTCGAGGGAGTGCCCCCAGGGTGGTGGAGGTGGTAAAGGTGGTGCTTGCTTCAAGTGTGGTGAGTCTGGGCACATGTCGCGGGAGTGCCCTCAAGGCGGTGGAGGCGGTAAAG GTGGTGCTTGCTTCAAGTGTGGTGAGTCCGGGCACATGTCGAGGGAGTGCCCCCAGGGTGGTGGAGGCGGTGGAGGTGGTGCTTGCTACAAGTGTGGTGAGTCTGGGCACATGGCGAGGGATTGCTCCCAGGGCGGTGGAAGCTATGGTGGTGGCAGCCGTAGCGGTGGAGGCGGCGGCGGTGGTGCTTGCTTCAAGTGTGGTGATTCTGGGCATATGGCGAGGGAGTGCCCCCAGGGCGGTGGAGGGGGTAGCAGTGGTGCTTGCTACAAGTGTGGTGAGTCAGGGCACATGGCGAGGGACTGCTCCCAGGGCGGTGGAGGCTATGGTGGTGGTGGCCGTGGCAGTGGTGGCCGTGGCAGTGGTGGAGGCGGTGGCTGCTACAAGTGCGGACAGTCTGGCCATTTCGCAAGGGAGTGCCCGAACAGTGGTTAA